Below is a window of Arabidopsis thaliana chromosome 2, partial sequence DNA.
ttcttgttcctccTCTCATCCAATATTTTGCAGCTTCTTTGACCGTAAGATCCTTCTATCTCGTACAACACCGTCTTCTTTGCGCTAACCCACGCCAAGCTTTTCCGGTTAGATATTATGCTAACGTTCTTTCTCGCCGTGAATATTGgatctctctctgtttctccatCGTATACCATCCAGCAATCTCCAAGACTCAACTTCTGTTCAAGTCAATTAGCAAGCAAGAGAACTTAAGATTAGTTTCATAACTATTAGTGTTATTTTTTGGCCAATTATTAAGGAATCACGTATAGGTCTATCactatatatagatgtttttgttatgaaaaataccaaaaaagaagaagaagaaaaagtaccTTGCGGCGAATGGAGAGGAGGGGAAAGCCGGAAGCATCCATAAGGACGATGTTGTCTCTAGGACAATTCATGTAGTTGTCAACTCTAAAGACAAGCTCTCCATTGGCGTTGTAAACCGTGAATCCGTCGCAGTTGAAGAGAAGGGACTTCTTCCACACCGTTAAAACAACTGCTGCTTTGCTATCACACAAGCTCTCTTCGCATGTGCTTGGGAATTTTGGGTGAACTTttgtcatttctttttttattctctgttGTGTTTCTTTGGGCTTTGATGATTCTTGTTGGAGAAGATCGATAAGTTGATGATGTTTGAATGTGGGACAAATGAGAAGAGGTCTTTGggtttatttatacaaatgtagaaagagagagagaatgtgGTTCTCAAATGAAAAGAATGgtctctcatcttcttgttttccaCTAGAGAGATATCACTTTCAGTCTATTACTATAAGAtatcttctcttcaatttaggtccatttttttttatgtattcaTGCAAATTAATGGATTGATTCCTTtctataatcaaatattataataacGGCCGGTTTTCATTCACCTAGActccaacaaaatattatattgaaacCTTGTTTTTGATTCCTGTTCTGGCCAATATTGGCCCTACAAAATAGCTTATGGTCTCatgaataatataaatttgacACTAACTCTAGTTCGTATGCTCTATATTTTCATGAATTTTACAGAAACTATACTGTTAGCAACTTAGTATATAGTTTGgcaattgtattttctttttcttaattgataACCCaagttttaaaatcttatactAACACTCtcctctattttattttatcaattcCCGGGTTAAACATTTCTCGAATCgatgtcaaaaaataaaaataaaacatttctcgaatctttctctcttggtTTCCCtctacatttttgttattataacTAGAGAATATTAATGTGCTGATCAGTACACAAAAAGTAAAGAATCTATAGTAACGAAAACCTACGGGCCATAATCCATCGACACTTCCAGTGCATCTTTTCATAGTGGGAAACAGGAGTCtctatttgaaatattttccatgttcttatatttctatttctGCAGGATTAtcgtttttgtttcctctccATATTGAACCGAAAGTATTTGATTTGTTCCTTTCAACAACAGACTACATGTGTCCGAACCGAAagtaatatatgatttaaaccgaaataaaaagaaagaaagaaatatatgaTCTACTCTCTAAGATAATCAATATATTGGTGATATGAAGTTTAAGGATTTctattaaaaccaaaaagaaagaaagtttaaAGATCACTTTGTGGATCAGTTTCTCGCAGGTGTCCGAATTCCAATATTTTTGGTCATGAGCTCCTTATTAGTCcaattatatatcaaacatccgatttaatttattttaaaagacaatcaagttttgaataatttattaCCATGAACATTGAGTCGAGGAAAAGATAATCTAGTGGAAGATAAGAACGAGTGGATTgcaaaagttaaaatatatacaaaaaaatataaccgagttaagaaaaaattgagttttgaaccaatctttggtttttaattttgatatgatgAAGGAGGACCACTatatcatgattcatgataATAAATGATTAAACATAAGGAGGTGTGTGGCGGAGAAGCAATTAGCGGTgggaagaaaaataaaaccatcCCAACAAAATTCCACtaaattttatacaattaaaagttctgaaattattttactattgATATTTTTCCACGTCCATTGTTATCATGAGTATTCCACTTACGTTGAcctcatttattttaaatttctttcattatctatcgtttgtttttaaaacaaaagattgcGGTTTCTGCGTCATATGTACAAAAAGCTGATTACGACCTTTGAGAGGTAAGAGACGTCCCactttcacaaaaacaaatggattGAAAATTACGCGTTGCACTTTGAAGAATatgttctctctctttctctttaattaTACAGATGTAATACAACCTAATAATTCTGTCTTCCTACCAAATCTGATTCCTCACTCTATACACCAACTTATTCCTCAACTTTGCTTTAGTGTTTTTGTGTTGAGAAAACAATTTGCATCTTACCTCGTACGTCATCACTAAATGGGTAAGTACAGTATGTGAATGAAGTTTTCTAAGTAgatcctttttaaaatatgactATGAGACATTTGATTCCATTCGATGAATATACATTACTACAAATGAATGAAGGGTTGacaacaaattttgttgtcATATATGTTGAGATCGACCAGATTTCAAACCGATcgatattgaaaatttgatcATGGGAATATCCGAATATCGTATATTTCTCAAAACCAATCGATATtctttctctcatcttcttgttaATTATATGTCTAACCATGATTGTGATTGGGATTTGTTTTGGTCTGTATCGTCATCATCCGACGACGATGAAAGTATGTTTGTATATGGTCATATGGACGTGTATGCGGTGGTTATAAAATGGTCAAGGTTAACTGTCTTTATCTCCCTCCTAATCCTTACCACTTAGTCAAGCTTTATGCTAAGATGGGACTTCATCGTTACAATTTTGCTTGAggtctctttcttctttctttataccACATGCATGCTCTTTACTTATATGTATTATCTCTATACGGATATAACATTATACCTACACTGCACTTTATTTACATAGTAATCAATGTCTTTCTTGATTTGTACGTTACCTCAATTAGGGGAAAAACTATCAGCTCAAAATTAAAGTACAAGGACTGTAAAGGTTGCGATGGATCCATTTACCTCTGTGCTTTAAACTATTGAGACCATAGTTGTCGACAAAGTTATTTGGTGCGTTTGGATTTGTGAAGTGTGGATTGGTTTTTGTGCagcttgtgttttttttataacaatgtTTCTGCTTGAATCATTTAACATGTGCAAGGATGCGAAACTTTCTTTACTATTTAGTGTAGCTTCCTGCTGTAATGTTGCTACAGACACATTGTATGGTCAAAGTTTCTttactatttactatttagtttCGCATGAGCAAGGATGCGAAACTTTAACCTACCGAGGAAAGGGCCTCCTCCGCTATTGCAACAGACACACTGTCTGAGAGAAATCCTTCATAAGACCtgattgtttttgctttctgAGAAGAAGCTTCAACACCATGGATAAATGTACTGTGCAAACTAGTTAATAagaaatagattaaaaaaaatcttatcgCCTTCTATTTTGGTACGTCACAAAAGTAAAgaataacaaagaaactaCATGACAAATTGGAAAAACAACGCGAGGAAAAGAATGGCACATCTCTTTgccaaaaatcatatacaacATATCAAAGTTCTTTCacatcctcttttttttttttttaatcatatcaAAGCTTTTCAAATCACCATCATCACGTCTCTTATAATCAATTTGGTATGGCTTCTGCATGCTTCTTCCCCTTCAGCATTTCTCCTGCAATGCATTCGGGTTTATTTACCCAAAAAATTGAGATGTTGCACTCTAAATCTTTTCTTTGCGTGTGACcttgcttctaaaagcatTGGCCGTGTAGCTACTTACTCATCAAGGATTCACGTTACAGTCACTCAAGAACCGATCTTCCCGACTCAGATGCCTTCTCCAatagtttttgtaatttgggATTCCCAGCTCAAGCCACGGCTTCATGTTCCCGTTATAGTGCAATATGGCTGCGTTTTTTATGGCTTGTGCATTGATGTAGTAGTCATAACCAAGCCCTGATAGAGCCCATTTGTCGTCAAGAGCATATACTTGGTCTTGAAATGTGAGCAAGCTTGCCTGCAATGCAATTGCTTCGCTCGACTCATCTCCACTACTCATCTGCTGCACATGAAAAAAGGAAGTCATTGCTCAGAATCACCCAATTATCTCTTACAAAAGGTTTTTCAGGAAACTGACctctttataatatttttgataggTTTCTGAAACACCCAATGCCCTCCATCTAGCAAGATCAACGACATTCAAACCAGACATCCAGAGACAAGCATTGGTATCAAAATTTCCTCTCTTGAGACTCCTTAGCTGACCCAATCTCACAGTGCACGACTTAACAGCGCCATTCACTTTCCCTTCCATATCAAGGTCCCAAAGGGGAGATAAGTCTCGCTGGACTACAACGTCATCATCCAGAATCACAACCTTCTCCAATTTGTCAAATAATTTGGGAAGAAGATAGTGAGATTGAGAGAAAAGGGATAAGTAGTGTGTTCTATTCTGTTGAGACGCCAAAAGGTCACCACTGGGGAAGGAAACACGGAACTCCGCAGACAAAGACAGTTTCATATCAGAATCGTCCAGCTCGAGTTTTTCAATGTTCAATACTTGAACAGTTGATTGTTTGCAAGGATTCCTAATAAACCATTGTTTCATTGCAAAGTAATTCTGCTCGTCTGTCAGTACAtggaaaacaaagtttttacTGTCCTGAAACATCAATAACCAACCAAGAATTAGAAATCAGAGTTCTATGACTGcatgaaaaaaaatactaagtAAAGAAAACTGGATTTAAGACGCACCCTTGCATGTACAACCGTTGAGTTGATCACAACGGACGATGCTAGTATATTATCGGAGATGATAACAAAGTGAAGTAATGAGGGATCTGAAAATTTCTCACTAATGGGATCCTCAAGTGAATCTGACTTGAAATGTTCCACAGTTAGTCGCATTGACAAGCAATGAAGACTCTTAGGCATTGTCTGTACTGCAAGCTGGTAGAGGAACACACTCTGTTTCATGTGGAAACTAGCTTCATCCTCAGTCAAATCAAGGATCTGTCTCAATTTCTTGTCAACATTGTTACAGTCGACTGGAAAAGACTTTGCCTTTGCAATTACAGCTTCCATCTTCTGCAACTTTTTATCAACCCTGACACAACAGTGTTAAGAGATACCCAGTAAGTACGTTTAAAGAAATTAGCATAGGATTCTACACATCAAAGCTTCTCTTGAGAGAGAACAAACAACATCCATGGCGTCCTCCTATCATCTAGTACATTAGTTTACTAAATTATACATTGGTTTAAGATATTGAGACCGATAAGGCTTCAAAATAGTGATATTTCTGGATGTGCTGCCCACTGGATAGGTGAAGAGAGAATGTtatgataaatattttctataccATAAACCATCTGAAAGCAAGTAAACCACTAGAAAACAGGATGTCCAGACAAACTGAAGGCAAACTAGGAGAGATTCATGTGACTAGAATCCAACAAAATCTTTTCCAGTAAGGAACTAACTTTCAgtacaaaaatgattaaaccCAAACTGGTAGAGAACTTACTGTGGTGGAAGGTCAGCATCTTGAGAACTTTCACTAAGAATACGCTCAAACTCTTGGATATTCTGTTTCATATCCCGAGTCAACTTGCTTTGAGAAGGCATTTTAGCAATACTGGGATAGTATGCTCTAGCCACAAACAGCTGGTCCTTCATTTGCTTCACCTTGGCATCTTTCATTGGTTCCTTATTTTCCTCCCTCCAGAGGCAGTAGCTCCCATATTTCACTTCACAAGTTCTCCAAGTTTCATCACCACTTACTATTTTCCTCTGAACACCTGTATATGAGGCTTccgattttgttttctgttcaCAGAAGAAAGCAGAGTAAGGTTAACGTTAAATGATTGGTGAGAGATATAAAGATGTCTACTAAGGAAACCACTTAATATATTTGTACATTTGCAGGGCTTGGATTGGCAACAACAGTTGGGGACACTGGTAATCCTGCAGATTAATGGAGAGACCAGACGTAAAGTATCAGACCAGaatcaatataaaataatgGAAGAGGAATTTCAAGAAAGTGAAGCTTGTAAAGCAGACCTCTTTTTTTAGAATCAGTGCCGCTTGTTGCATTCACATCTCTGGAACCCACGTTTATGTCGCTTTTCTAGCATGTGatacaataaaacaaaacataagtatAGAAATTGTTACAAACAGTTTAACCATCTCACCCAAGGAACTAATTCTTGACCTTGCCCAAGACAATTTGAGATACATTAAGCAACATAATTCATGAAAGTATTTCAACTTTCTAGTCTCATGAGATagtcaaatataaaaaaaataaagagatcaTTCATCTAATTTCTCTACCCTTTAAGCAACATCACACAAAATATACGGCAACTGATTAACTACAACCTTTTGACCTATAGTTTGTTTGTAGTGCCAGTAAAGTTTCCAGATTCACTGGCTAATATTAGCATTGGCATCTTGCATAGCTTTCCATGAAACGAAAAGGCATCTAAGTTTTTTCTAATGTTAGCATTGACATCTTGCAAGAATACTGTGGCAAACCTGATACAAAGCCTATACATTTACAAATAGCCCTATTATCTGTAATCAAACTACAAAGCCTATATATTTTACACCACTTGAAAGACAAGATGTGAAACATTAATGCCAATAATTATGACAGAAACATACTTCAATAGttgaaaattaaacatatatagacCAGATCTGAAATGTGTGTGTCAATTAGAGAGCAGTGTGTAAGATAATGAAGTGCTTCCAACCACCATAAATGCTTTGACTCTATGGGTACATGAAAAGATCTAAAATTTCTGTCAAAAACTACTAATCTATAACATAAATGGAACAGGTCAAGGCCTTTAATCCACACTGAAACAAGTGGAACCAACCTTGGGAAGAACTGGATTGATTTTTTGAAGAACCTCATCGACCCGTTCGGATACATCTCTctgcaaaaccaaagaaagaatatCAAAAGCAGCAAAAAGATTTTGGTATAAAAAATGAGAATCGAATCAATCAAAGGAGAGTGACATTACCTGTGTATGCTTAGTAGCATTGATTCTGGTAAAGCTCTCAAACTGattccaaaagaaagaagattcagaacaaaatcaaaacacaccaaaacaaacacacaaagaaacgAGAAATTGCTTACTGAAGAAGCCGGTTGAACAGTGACAAATCctgaaaaagtgaaaaagatgAGATTAGATCTGAAACAGAGATCGGcagaaaaaaagcaaagagagtGTTAGAGAGAGAATGATAAGAGATACCAGGAGAGTGAAAGCCATTGTGAAGACCGAGTAAGAAAGCAAGAGGAACAAGCATAGAAAGAATAACAAGAACCAAAACTCCAATCACCAGAACTTTCCACCGGCGTTTTCCTccgccaccacctcctccaccaccgcctccgCCTTTCATATTCCCGATTTAGAATTGAATGAAATGTCTTTCCCAATTACGAACGCATTGGATCCCCAAAACGTTGCCAACGATCTCTCTATCAATGTCTCTCTCTGTTCTCGATACACTCAAATCATACTCTCGTCGAATtctctgtgtgtgtgttgtgttGCAGAATGCACAAGTATAAGTGTTTCTGCACTTAGCCCGATCGCATCGTCTCTTTCCCCTTTGCTTTTTGCTActtggaggaagagagagagagatacacacacatacacacatacacacacacacacacacctctttttttttcacacgTGTGGCTATGTCTCCGCCGTTTATTATTTAACCCACTTGCAAGATCTATCTCCAGATCATAACACGTGTCTTTTCTCACACGGTGGTGaattctttttactttttttgttaatcatcATCGTTTTATATTGTCACTCGTTGAATCCTAAACTCCGGTATGCCTAGCGATATTTTTCAACGCCATTGACGACGCTTTATATACCACTGGTAAatctctcctctgttttttcctattttccgatttcttctttgttaagAATTCTATGTATGATGAATTTAGCtgagtgaagaagatgaattttaGCTGAGTGAAAGCTTATGATAGTCTGGTGAAATCTTTAATCCATTTAGGTTCAATCTGGTGCAAGTTTGTTTTTACTGTATTATGCGcctctttatttgtttgtgtggaTGTAATGAAGAGTATGGAGCTAAAAGGATCAAATTATGGTTTTATTCTAGCTTAGGCTGACCTGTCTAAGGTTCTCTTGTCTGGTCTGTACTTTTACATTGACTTTTTTCTTGTGCTTGATTTGAATCAGTGACtgttcttttagttttgagtATGTTAATGATCGCGAGGAAAGCTTTGGCCTCGGCGCATACTAAGGCGTTTCGTTTGGCAACAAGGGATGTACATTGCTTTAGTTCCATCTTAGTGTCTCCTCCTCTCGTGTCACTTGACTTGCCTGAAAATTGGATTCCTTACTCTGATCCTCCACCTCCTGTTTCCTTTGGTAATACTCTTTGTTGCATTTTCatggctatatatatatgttacaagAAAATTCTCTAATTGTATGAGTTGATTTCTGTGTGTATGCATTTATACAGAGACTGAACAGAAGACTGTGGTGATAGATGGTAATGTTATCGCTGAGGAAATCAGAACAAAGATTATTAGTGAAGTGGGGAAGATGAAAAAGGCTGTTGGAAAAGTCCCTGGTCTTGCTGTTGTTTTGGTTGGTGAACAAAGAGACTCGCAAACTTATGTTCGCAACAAAATTAAAGCTTGTGAAGAAACTGGCATTAAATCTGTTTTGGCTGAATTACCAGAGGATTGTACTGAAGGACAGATTATCAGTGTATTGAGAAAATTCAATGAAGACACGTCTATTCACGGAATTCTTGTGCAACTTCCTTTACCCCAAGTatgtttctcatttttttctttggacgTTGTGATGGGGGATGTTAGTGTTGTTGATGTCAAAGATTAGTTCTATGTTAGGAGGTCAAGTAGTTAcgtttactttgttttcataCTTGTATGTAGAAATTCttgattcatatattttcatcGACCATGGACTCATGCATAACATTTTCCCCTTTAAGGTTTCCTTTTCGTTGGTAGGTAAAGCATTTAATTTACAGGTTATGCGATAGAGCATCTTACTTGTGGAGCTCTTTTTCAGGAGAACGTTCTTGTATTTTGTTGgtttcctttcctttttttttttttttctcatgagTCCAATCATTTAATGGAAGATATCTTGTACAGCATCTTAATGAATCAAAAATCTTGAATATGGTGAGATTGGAGAAAGATGTTGATGGGTTTCATCCATTAAACGTGGGGAATCTTGCAATGAGAGGGAGGGAACCGCTGTTTGTATCTTGCACTCCTAAGGGCTGTGTGGAGTTGTTGATAAGAACGGGTGTTGAAATAGCAGGAAAAAATGCTGTGGTCATAGGCAGAAGCAACATCGTTGGACTACCAATGTCTTTATTATTGCAGGTATTAGTTCTTCTTTATAGTTCAAGTGGATTCTTATGCTTAAACATTTTGGTTTGGGAATTAACTATGcatttatgttttctgaaATTCTCGGATAGAGGCATGACGCGACAGTAAGCACGGTGCATGCGTTTACAAAGGATCCAGAGCACATTACTAGGAAGGCGGATATCGTTATAGCAGCAGCGGGTATACCTAATTTAGTTCGTGGAAGTTGGCTTAAGCCTGGAGCAGTTGTCATTGATGTTGGAACAACTCCAGTCGAGGTAAAAACGAAACTATTTTCCTTAACTGATCAAAAGTCTTAATACTTTCCAATGAAAAAAGACTTATACCATAGCTTGAATCCAATCTGATATAGAAAACGTTAAACTGAATTAGAGCTTGAAATGTTTTTCCTTCagattgttttcttgtttctgatTAGACATTGAAGCATGACGTGTTATAATATTGCAGGATAGTAGCTGTGAGTTTGGTTACCGTCTTGTCGGGGATGTATGTTACGAGGAAGCGTTAGGTGTTGCCTCGGCTATCACTCCCGTACCGGGAGGAGTTGGACCTATGACGATCACCATGCTACTATGCAATACTTTGGAGGCTGCTAAGCGGATCTTCCTCTGAGTATGGTATCTCTGTCTattactaaatatattttgtaatgttAGATAGGAGACTCCATGCTGTTCGAGTTATTAACGATCTCTTTTGAATTATTGTATAATAGACCTGGCGATTGTGATGCCATGGTTTATCCTAACTCATCAGCATCTTTAGCATCAAGTTCAACTAAACAAGTATTCATGTTTTCGTTTCATTGGCTTTTAGAAGATGAGAATCcatttagttataatttaaaacttaaGGTAGTTAGATCACTGGTCCTACTAGCAGCTAAAGTAGGAGGAATGTTGCGTCTTACATCAACGATAG
It encodes the following:
- a CDS encoding Amino acid dehydrogenase family protein (Amino acid dehydrogenase family protein; FUNCTIONS IN: binding, catalytic activity; INVOLVED IN: folic acid and derivative biosynthetic process, metabolic process; EXPRESSED IN: 23 plant structures; EXPRESSED DURING: 13 growth stages; CONTAINS InterPro DOMAIN/s: Tetrahydrofolate dehydrogenase/cyclohydrolase, NAD(P)-binding domain (InterPro:IPR020631), Tetrahydrofolate dehydrogenase/cyclohydrolase (InterPro:IPR000672), NAD(P)-binding domain (InterPro:IPR016040), Tetrahydrofolate dehydrogenase/cyclohydrolase, catalytic domain (InterPro:IPR020630); BEST Arabidopsis thaliana protein match is: Amino acid dehydrogenase family protein (TAIR:AT4G00620.1); Has 35333 Blast hits to 34131 proteins in 2444 species: Archae - 798; Bacteria - 22429; Metazoa - 974; Fungi - 991; Plants - 531; Viruses - 0; Other Eukaryotes - 9610 (source: NCBI BLink).) → MLMIARKALASAHTKAFRLATRDVHCFSSILVSPPLVSLDLPENWIPYSDPPPPVSFETEQKTVVIDGNVIAEEIRTKIISEVGKMKKAVGKVPGLAVVLVGEQRDSQTYVRNKIKACEETGIKSVLAELPEDCTEGQIISVLRKFNEDTSIHGILVQLPLPQHLNESKILNMVRLEKDVDGFHPLNVGNLAMRGREPLFVSCTPKGCVELLIRTGVEIAGKNAVVIGRSNIVGLPMSLLLQA
- a CDS encoding Amino acid dehydrogenase family protein (Amino acid dehydrogenase family protein; FUNCTIONS IN: binding, catalytic activity; INVOLVED IN: folic acid and derivative biosynthetic process, metabolic process; EXPRESSED IN: 22 plant structures; EXPRESSED DURING: 13 growth stages; CONTAINS InterPro DOMAIN/s: Tetrahydrofolate dehydrogenase/cyclohydrolase, NAD(P)-binding domain (InterPro:IPR020631), Tetrahydrofolate dehydrogenase/cyclohydrolase (InterPro:IPR000672), NAD(P)-binding domain (InterPro:IPR016040), Tetrahydrofolate dehydrogenase/cyclohydrolase, catalytic domain (InterPro:IPR020630); BEST Arabidopsis thaliana protein match is: Amino acid dehydrogenase family protein (TAIR:AT4G00620.1).); its protein translation is MLMIARKALASAHTKAFRLATRDVHCFSSILVSPPLVSLDLPENWIPYSDPPPPVSFETEQKTVVIDGNVIAEEIRTKIISEVGKMKKAVGKVPGLAVVLVGEQRDSQTYVRNKIKACEETGIKSVLAELPEDCTEGQIISVLRKFNEDTSIHGILVQLPLPQHLNESKILNMVRLEKDVDGFHPLNVGNLAMRGREPLFVSCTPKGCVELLIRTGVEIAGKNAVVIGRSNIVGLPMSLLLQRHDATVSTVHAFTKDPEHITRKADIVIAAAGIPNLVRGSWLKPGAVVIDVGTTPVEDSSCEFGYRLVGDVCYEEALDRRLHAVRVINDLF